A window of Chitinophagales bacterium contains these coding sequences:
- the nusG gene encoding transcription termination/antitermination factor NusG yields the protein MSEGKKWYVVRVISGQEKKIKDHIKLEITRAKWDDIISNILIPTEKIYTIKNGKKSIKEKNMFPGYIYMEVDIARINNDILGQIKQVHGVLQYLGTLSHAEELKLLGKADELLDSGEQLAEPFIINEDVKIIDGPFNGFIGSIEEIHNDKKKLKVEVKIFGRKTPVEVTFMQVEKIA from the coding sequence ATGAGCGAAGGGAAAAAGTGGTATGTAGTGCGCGTTATCAGCGGGCAGGAAAAGAAAATAAAAGACCACATTAAGTTAGAAATAACCCGTGCGAAGTGGGATGATATCATTTCAAATATCCTTATCCCTACCGAAAAGATTTATACCATTAAGAATGGGAAAAAATCTATTAAGGAAAAGAATATGTTTCCTGGCTATATCTATATGGAAGTTGATATTGCCCGAATTAACAACGATATTTTAGGACAAATAAAGCAAGTACACGGAGTGCTGCAATACCTTGGCACACTTAGCCATGCAGAAGAACTTAAACTCCTTGGAAAAGCAGATGAATTACTAGACTCCGGAGAACAATTGGCAGAGCCTTTTATTATTAACGAAGATGTTAAAATTATTGATGGTCCTTTTAATGGATTTATCGGTTCTATCGAGGAAATTCACAACGACAAGAAAAAATTGAAAGTAGAAGTGAAAATCTTTGGCAGAAAAACTCCGGTAGAAGTTACCTTTATGCAGGTAGAAAAAATTGCATAA
- the secE gene encoding preprotein translocase subunit SecE, producing the protein MDKIKLYFQEAYDELLHKVTWPTAAELQQSAVVVLIATVLISIVVSAMDIASKIGLENLYKIIVK; encoded by the coding sequence ATGGATAAAATTAAACTTTATTTTCAGGAAGCTTACGATGAATTACTTCATAAAGTAACTTGGCCTACTGCTGCAGAGCTACAACAAAGCGCTGTGGTGGTTTTAATAGCTACAGTTCTTATTTCGATTGTGGTTTCTGCAATGGATATTGCAAGCAAAATCGGATTAGAAAATCTTTACAAAATCATAGTAAAATAA
- a CDS encoding gliding motility-associated C-terminal domain-containing protein gives MTSLNIHKILRAVFFSLFLLIGVNASASHIMGANITYECAGPGRYIVVLTMFRDCGGIAAEGSQVLNYKSAQCGVNSSITLSKFAGPIDVTPIAQSCGIPSKCASSSGQYGVQKVVYRGTLTLPAGCGNDWVLWWDLCCRNAAINTLSNAANQSTYIETKLDNTLSVCNNSPVFLNDPIAYYCVNQNVIYNHGVTDADGDSLVFSLIAPRDINGVQVTYSTPYGPTNPIATASGFNLNSANGDITFTPTQVQTGVTAVLVQEYRNGVLIGSIVRDIQFTILNCNNNLPTASGINGTNSYVDSICAGAQISFTVNSADADAGQIVSMSWNNAIVGASFTTTTGNRPTGTFSWTPPLNTPTGNYIFTVKVEDNACPLRGSNIYSYTVYVKPNPNPPVVGGGSQTICEGQQVTLSATTQATNGVAYSWTDGQTTFPGQTVTVSPLTTTVYTVSLSYTDGCTSSDNVLVKVNNKPTVVVFPPAPTICAGGSIQLTASSPTATGFTWTPTGAGLSCTNCASPIASPSTTTTYQVVGTDASNCPSDPVSVTVTTSTPPPSASCEVIYVTTAGTGDGTQQNPTNLGDALGKARCNNSWIKMAVGTYGIDTAITNISSYTTLEGGYDPTTWTKSSQPGLTKIFRGTNNVEGLPNAPRLVAIYLNSAAYVRFQDITIETADAPLSSGYGISTYGIHMTNCSNYDFVRTQIIAGDASAGASGASGNNGTNGANGITASGRNGASAPAGPNAGGAGGRGGSGGFFSGNDGNAGSSGSGPNPGFGGAKGNGASGCAATFGNSSNYGKPGGNGGSGTAGSTGANNTLPGTFVSGFFNPAAQGGNGTSGTDGSGGGGGGGNGGASADTDGGGGGSGGSGGMGGQGGAGGYGGGASFGVYLYNNGTAGNFTQTNVAVGTAGAGGAGGTGGVGGTGGTGGGGYQDGFGGLCDNDTGNGGNGGNGGNGGAGGSSVAGIARNLYFDGGNAAATNDTAFNLSAQQIITVTNTSCTNTQITFNEQNSQQGNWDFGANATPQTATATPSTIVYTNTGRKDITFGSNFYAGFANIAINQASYIPDIVTTANQFATDSFFVCAGEAATFQAQINGATSYDWDFGGALTPSTYTGAQYQTLTNLVFSTPGTYEIRLRIFSDCCGFSPYKTVYLRVDPQPSLQLSGPNFLCSGTDVTLTATGAHAYTWTPGFGLSSTTDSVVVAAPTSTVTYTVVGTAANGVCRAVDSITVNVAPTPTITFNAVDANCGNDGAITAIPAPQGNYNYLWDDSFASQTPNLTNILAGVYTVTVTDAVSGCSAVKSGFVNPGASSLIAFVDSTKGVSCYAACNGFAHVRAINGVGPFTYLWSNGSTADTAHNLCAGTYAVTITGSNQCFSVANVTITQTDTLIAEIRDKGDNACWYDAKGYAWANGHGGLGPFTYTWNDPLAQDSSWALNLATGTYSVTVQDRNGCTASTSVTIDAPDSLQLNATVRSITCNDANNGLITLAPSGGTTPYSVQWTPSSFTGLSLTGLQAGTYTVTITDSSGCTNTESYVIVNPSPLTANVTFANVKCDQANSGYVAINPTGGTPGYTYVWNPAVTQSNDSAINLGAGTYNFVVTDANGCSATGSQAITQPPLINTTPVTGTPNICFGRADGTISFPATGGTPPLNYIVDNGTQQFTSTDGTFTGLPAGNYTARITDAGGCDITVGTYNVLAAARDEFNLVVDSTSCFGNFADGKVTIVNVNAANPPYEFSFNGGAFGTDTFFDSLDNGVYTVVVKNKNFCVDTYSVAVFEPAQILASITPADDTIFLNLGETVTLSTTVQNVSSPVYEWTPVSGLNCTDCPDPTIKPIVHQYYTVKVRDANNSNNECFGVASTFLYVATKTKMPNVFTPNSDGKNDKFFPVSNYAPEVSAFRVYNRWGQLVHDTNEGWDGSFKGAQQPAGVYDYYIVYYEEDAAKPGEKIEVKKQGSVTLLR, from the coding sequence ATGACATCTTTGAATATACACAAGATTTTACGTGCAGTTTTCTTTTCACTCTTTTTACTAATTGGTGTTAATGCAAGTGCCAGCCATATTATGGGTGCCAATATTACCTATGAGTGTGCAGGGCCGGGTCGTTACATTGTAGTACTCACCATGTTTCGCGATTGTGGTGGTATAGCAGCTGAAGGTAGCCAAGTACTAAATTACAAGTCTGCTCAATGCGGTGTTAATAGCAGCATTACACTTAGTAAATTTGCAGGCCCTATTGATGTAACACCTATTGCACAGTCGTGCGGTATTCCATCTAAATGTGCTAGCAGCAGCGGGCAGTACGGTGTGCAAAAAGTAGTGTATAGGGGTACGCTTACTTTGCCAGCTGGCTGTGGAAACGATTGGGTTCTATGGTGGGATTTGTGCTGTAGAAATGCAGCCATCAATACATTAAGCAATGCTGCCAACCAAAGTACTTACATTGAAACCAAATTGGACAATACTTTAAGTGTATGTAATAACTCTCCGGTATTCTTAAATGACCCCATTGCTTATTACTGTGTAAATCAAAATGTAATATACAATCACGGAGTAACCGATGCAGATGGTGATTCATTAGTATTTTCACTTATTGCTCCACGCGATATAAATGGTGTGCAGGTAACTTATAGCACTCCATACGGACCTACGAATCCAATAGCTACAGCTTCTGGCTTTAATTTAAATTCCGCTAATGGAGATATTACTTTTACACCAACTCAGGTGCAAACAGGCGTTACTGCCGTATTGGTTCAGGAATATAGAAATGGAGTATTGATTGGTTCTATTGTACGCGATATTCAGTTTACAATATTGAACTGCAATAATAACCTTCCCACTGCAAGTGGTATCAACGGAACTAATAGTTATGTAGATTCAATATGTGCCGGGGCGCAAATATCGTTCACAGTAAATAGTGCAGATGCAGATGCCGGACAAATAGTGAGCATGTCGTGGAATAACGCTATAGTAGGCGCAAGTTTTACTACTACTACGGGTAATCGTCCTACAGGAACCTTTTCTTGGACACCTCCATTAAATACACCAACCGGTAACTATATTTTTACGGTGAAAGTGGAAGACAATGCTTGTCCTTTAAGAGGAAGCAATATTTACTCTTATACAGTATATGTAAAACCCAATCCTAACCCTCCGGTTGTAGGTGGTGGAAGCCAAACAATTTGTGAAGGACAACAAGTTACACTTTCTGCTACTACACAAGCTACCAATGGTGTAGCTTATTCATGGACAGATGGGCAAACCACTTTCCCTGGGCAAACTGTAACAGTTTCGCCTCTTACAACAACAGTTTATACAGTAAGTTTATCTTATACCGATGGATGTACTTCATCAGATAATGTATTGGTGAAAGTAAACAATAAGCCAACAGTAGTAGTGTTTCCTCCGGCTCCAACTATTTGTGCAGGAGGCTCTATTCAATTAACTGCAAGCAGCCCAACTGCTACAGGCTTTACTTGGACACCTACTGGTGCCGGTTTAAGTTGTACCAACTGTGCAAGTCCAATTGCTTCACCTTCTACAACCACAACATATCAGGTAGTTGGTACAGATGCTTCTAATTGCCCAAGCGATCCGGTTTCGGTTACAGTTACAACTAGTACACCTCCGCCTTCGGCAAGTTGTGAAGTTATTTATGTTACTACTGCGGGTACTGGAGATGGTACGCAACAAAACCCAACTAATTTGGGCGATGCATTGGGCAAAGCTCGCTGCAATAACTCATGGATAAAAATGGCAGTTGGCACTTACGGTATAGATACTGCAATTACCAATATCTCAAGCTATACTACATTGGAGGGTGGTTATGATCCTACAACATGGACAAAATCGAGCCAGCCAGGTCTTACCAAAATTTTCAGAGGTACTAATAATGTTGAAGGCTTGCCCAATGCACCACGTTTAGTAGCTATTTATTTGAATTCTGCTGCTTATGTACGTTTCCAAGATATTACTATTGAAACTGCCGATGCGCCTTTGAGTTCCGGTTATGGTATTTCAACTTATGGAATACATATGACTAATTGCTCAAATTATGATTTTGTAAGAACACAGATTATAGCAGGTGATGCTTCAGCCGGTGCAAGCGGTGCAAGCGGCAATAATGGTACAAATGGGGCTAATGGTATTACGGCAAGTGGAAGAAATGGAGCTTCGGCTCCGGCAGGTCCTAATGCAGGAGGTGCCGGTGGTAGAGGAGGTTCCGGAGGCTTTTTCTCCGGAAATGATGGCAATGCTGGTAGTAGTGGATCTGGCCCTAACCCCGGATTTGGTGGTGCTAAAGGAAATGGAGCATCTGGATGTGCCGCTACTTTTGGTAATTCAAGCAATTATGGCAAACCAGGTGGTAATGGAGGTAGTGGAACTGCTGGTTCAACAGGTGCTAACAACACATTGCCCGGAACATTTGTAAGCGGATTCTTTAATCCGGCTGCACAAGGTGGTAATGGTACTAGCGGTACCGATGGTTCTGGTGGCGGTGGTGGCGGTGGTAATGGAGGTGCTAGTGCCGATACTGATGGTGGTGGCGGTGGCTCCGGTGGTTCCGGAGGTATGGGCGGACAAGGTGGTGCTGGTGGTTATGGCGGTGGTGCCAGTTTTGGAGTGTACTTATATAATAATGGTACAGCAGGTAACTTTACTCAAACCAACGTAGCAGTTGGTACAGCCGGAGCCGGAGGAGCCGGAGGAACTGGAGGAGTAGGGGGAACCGGAGGAACTGGAGGCGGTGGTTACCAAGATGGTTTTGGCGGCTTATGCGATAATGATACAGGAAATGGTGGAAATGGTGGAAATGGCGGAAATGGTGGTGCCGGTGGTAGCAGTGTTGCTGGTATAGCTCGCAATCTTTATTTTGATGGAGGTAATGCAGCAGCAACAAACGATACTGCATTTAACTTATCTGCACAGCAAATCATTACTGTTACCAATACTAGTTGTACTAATACCCAAATAACATTTAATGAGCAAAATAGTCAGCAAGGCAATTGGGATTTTGGTGCAAATGCTACACCTCAAACAGCTACAGCTACTCCAAGTACAATAGTATATACTAATACCGGTAGAAAGGATATTACTTTTGGAAGTAATTTCTACGCAGGATTTGCCAATATAGCTATCAATCAGGCTTCATATATTCCTGATATCGTAACAACTGCTAATCAGTTTGCTACCGATTCTTTCTTTGTATGTGCAGGTGAGGCTGCTACTTTCCAAGCCCAAATAAATGGAGCTACCAGTTACGATTGGGATTTTGGCGGAGCTCTTACTCCTTCAACTTATACAGGTGCTCAATACCAAACACTTACTAATTTAGTTTTCAGCACTCCTGGAACTTATGAAATTAGACTTAGAATATTTTCAGATTGCTGCGGTTTTTCTCCATATAAAACGGTGTATTTAAGAGTAGATCCACAGCCAAGTTTACAGCTTTCGGGACCTAACTTTTTATGTTCAGGTACGGATGTTACGCTTACTGCAACCGGAGCACATGCTTACACTTGGACTCCCGGATTTGGTTTGTCTTCAACTACCGATAGCGTAGTAGTTGCTGCTCCAACTTCTACAGTTACTTATACAGTGGTGGGTACTGCTGCAAATGGAGTTTGCCGTGCAGTAGATAGCATTACTGTAAATGTAGCTCCAACACCTACTATTACATTTAATGCGGTAGATGCCAATTGCGGTAACGATGGTGCTATTACTGCTATTCCGGCACCACAAGGAAATTACAATTACTTGTGGGATGATTCTTTTGCTTCGCAAACGCCTAATCTCACCAATATCTTAGCGGGTGTTTATACCGTTACAGTAACCGATGCAGTTTCGGGTTGTAGTGCAGTAAAATCTGGTTTTGTGAATCCGGGAGCTAGTAGCTTAATTGCATTTGTAGATAGCACTAAAGGTGTTTCTTGTTATGCTGCTTGTAATGGATTTGCGCATGTGCGTGCAATAAACGGTGTAGGCCCATTCACATATTTGTGGAGTAATGGAAGCACTGCCGATACTGCACATAATCTTTGTGCAGGAACATACGCAGTTACCATAACAGGTTCTAACCAATGTTTTTCTGTTGCAAATGTTACTATTACTCAAACTGATACTTTAATTGCAGAAATTCGTGATAAGGGCGACAATGCTTGTTGGTATGATGCAAAAGGATATGCTTGGGCAAATGGACATGGCGGTTTAGGACCATTTACTTATACTTGGAACGATCCACTTGCTCAAGATTCAAGTTGGGCATTAAATCTTGCTACCGGTACCTATTCTGTTACAGTTCAAGATAGAAATGGCTGTACAGCATCTACTTCGGTAACTATTGATGCTCCGGATTCTTTGCAATTGAATGCTACCGTTAGAAGTATAACTTGTAATGATGCTAACAATGGTTTAATTACACTTGCACCAAGCGGTGGCACTACACCATATTCAGTACAGTGGACTCCTTCTTCATTTACAGGCTTATCACTAACAGGTTTACAAGCCGGAACTTATACTGTTACAATTACAGACAGCAGTGGTTGTACCAATACAGAAAGCTATGTGATTGTAAACCCTTCACCGCTTACTGCTAATGTAACATTCGCTAATGTAAAATGCGATCAGGCAAACTCCGGATATGTTGCCATTAACCCAACCGGAGGCACACCGGGTTATACTTATGTTTGGAACCCTGCAGTTACACAGTCAAATGATTCTGCTATCAATTTGGGTGCAGGTACCTATAATTTTGTAGTAACAGATGCTAATGGCTGTAGCGCTACTGGAAGCCAAGCTATTACACAGCCGCCACTCATAAATACAACTCCGGTAACCGGAACTCCAAACATTTGTTTTGGAAGAGCTGATGGCACCATATCGTTCCCGGCTACTGGCGGCACTCCTCCATTAAACTATATTGTGGATAACGGTACACAACAATTTACTAGTACAGATGGCACATTCACAGGTTTACCTGCCGGAAACTATACTGCAAGAATTACAGATGCAGGAGGTTGTGATATAACCGTAGGTACCTATAATGTTTTGGCTGCTGCAAGAGATGAATTTAATTTAGTAGTAGATTCTACTTCTTGTTTTGGAAATTTTGCTGATGGAAAAGTTACTATCGTAAATGTAAATGCGGCTAATCCACCTTACGAGTTTTCATTTAATGGTGGTGCATTTGGTACCGATACATTCTTTGATAGTTTAGATAATGGTGTTTATACAGTAGTGGTTAAAAACAAAAACTTCTGTGTAGATACATACAGTGTAGCTGTTTTTGAGCCTGCTCAGATTTTAGCATCAATTACACCGGCCGATGATACTATTTTCTTAAACTTGGGTGAAACTGTAACACTTTCTACTACTGTGCAAAATGTTTCATCACCTGTTTATGAATGGACTCCGGTAAGCGGTTTAAACTGTACAGATTGTCCGGATCCAACAATTAAGCCAATTGTACACCAATACTATACTGTAAAAGTGCGCGATGCTAATAACAGTAATAATGAATGTTTTGGTGTGGCTTCTACATTCTTGTATGTAGCTACAAAAACCAAAATGCCAAATGTGTTTACACCAAACAGCGATGGTAAAAACGATAAATTTTTCCCTGTATCTAATTATGCTCCTGAAGTTTCTGCATTTAGAGTATATAACCGTTGGGGACAATTAGTGCACGATACTAACGAAGGGTGGGATGGCTCATTTAAAGGAGCACAACAGCCTGCAGGAGTGTACGATTATTACATTGTTTATTATGAAGAAGATGCTGCTAAACCTGGTGAAAAAATTGAGGTGAAAAAGCAAGGCAGTGTTACTTTGTTGAGATAA
- a CDS encoding glycosyltransferase family 9 protein, whose translation MERKFLIIRFSSIGDIVFTTPVIRCLRKQYPDAEIHFLTKPENKIIIEGNPYLNKILLLQESLFKTISMLREEKYDAVIDLHHNLRTYIIKALLLRPCYSVEKLNWEKFLMVNFHYDTLPKNLHVFERNLATVAPLGVKNDGEGMDYFIAQKHEVAVENYGLHAGNYIAWVVGAKHFTKILPIEKVQDTIALFQQHFPDKQIVLLGGKEDVDFGGEVHRTFSKNVHNFCGKFNLSQSVSILSKSTLVIAGDTGLLHIAVALGKPVVSLWGSTIPEFGVFPRYGKSKAQPHAIIEINNLACRPCTKFGKSACPQKHFMCMKSIDAMQIVNAIHDILKQG comes from the coding sequence ATGGAAAGAAAATTTCTCATTATTCGGTTTTCTTCAATTGGCGATATTGTGTTTACCACCCCGGTAATCAGATGTTTGCGAAAGCAGTATCCCGATGCCGAAATTCATTTTCTTACCAAGCCGGAAAACAAGATTATTATTGAAGGCAACCCGTATCTTAATAAAATTCTGCTGCTTCAAGAGTCGCTGTTTAAAACCATTTCAATGTTGCGGGAAGAGAAGTATGATGCCGTCATAGATTTACATCACAATCTGCGAACATACATTATTAAAGCACTTTTATTAAGGCCGTGCTATTCGGTTGAGAAACTGAACTGGGAAAAGTTTTTGATGGTAAATTTTCACTACGATACTTTACCAAAAAACTTGCATGTGTTTGAACGCAATCTGGCAACTGTTGCGCCATTAGGAGTAAAGAATGATGGTGAGGGAATGGATTATTTTATTGCTCAAAAGCATGAGGTGGCAGTTGAAAATTATGGATTGCATGCGGGCAATTATATAGCCTGGGTGGTGGGAGCTAAGCACTTTACCAAAATATTGCCGATTGAGAAAGTACAGGATACCATAGCATTATTTCAGCAGCACTTTCCCGATAAGCAAATTGTGTTGCTCGGAGGTAAAGAGGATGTGGATTTTGGAGGCGAAGTACATCGCACATTTTCTAAAAATGTACACAATTTTTGCGGTAAGTTTAATTTGAGTCAGAGTGTTTCTATATTGAGCAAAAGTACATTGGTAATTGCTGGCGATACCGGTTTGCTGCATATTGCAGTTGCATTAGGCAAGCCTGTGGTTTCGCTTTGGGGAAGTACTATTCCTGAATTTGGTGTGTTCCCTCGATATGGAAAAAGTAAAGCACAGCCACATGCTATTATTGAAATCAATAATTTAGCGTGCCGCCCTTGTACTAAATTTGGTAAAAGCGCTTGCCCTCAAAAGCATTTTATGTGTATGAAAAGTATTGATGCCATGCAAATCGTAAATGCCATTCACGATATTTTGAAGCAAGGCTAA
- a CDS encoding pentapeptide repeat-containing protein: MAENYFQNQTFSKLTASPETLPKGEYENCNFNQCNFAESNLSEYKFIDCTFNECNLSLVKTHKTAFRNIQFQNCKMLGIRFDSCHEFALSFTFHSCVLNHASFYKTKLKKTIFTHCELIECDFAEADLSNAAFNDCNLQHTIFDSTILEHCDFRTAYNFTINPDENKVRKAKFSLSGAATLLDKYDIEIDY, translated from the coding sequence ATGGCTGAAAACTATTTCCAAAACCAAACATTTTCAAAACTTACTGCATCTCCCGAAACCTTACCTAAAGGCGAATACGAAAACTGTAACTTCAACCAGTGTAACTTTGCAGAAAGTAACCTTTCGGAGTATAAGTTTATTGATTGTACTTTTAATGAATGCAATTTAAGTTTAGTAAAAACGCATAAAACAGCATTCAGAAATATACAATTCCAAAACTGCAAAATGCTTGGAATTAGGTTCGATAGTTGCCATGAATTTGCACTTTCTTTCACCTTTCATTCTTGTGTGCTTAATCACGCTTCTTTCTATAAAACTAAATTGAAGAAAACCATCTTCACACACTGTGAACTTATAGAATGCGACTTTGCAGAGGCCGATTTATCCAACGCTGCTTTCAACGACTGCAACCTTCAACATACAATCTTCGACTCCACAATACTTGAACATTGCGATTTTAGAACTGCCTACAATTTCACCATCAACCCCGATGAAAACAAAGTGAGAAAAGCCAAATTTTCACTGAGTGGTGCGGCCACGCTCTTAGATAAATACGATATTGAAATTGATTATTAG